A single window of Methylobacterium nodulans ORS 2060 DNA harbors:
- a CDS encoding RBBP9/YdeN family alpha/beta hydrolase, with protein MRTADCDILLVPGFGNSGPDHWQSRWEERLSTARRIAMPDWDHPDPGPWRDAVIAAVQAATRPVVLVAHSLGVVSAVQAAPYLPPGSTRGAFLVALPDIERPDTPALLHAFAPIPRDPLPFPAVLVTSRTDPWTAYDRAHEFAAAWGAELVDAGESGHLNSESGHGPWPEGLMRFAGFLRAL; from the coding sequence ATGCGAACCGCCGATTGCGACATCCTCCTCGTCCCGGGCTTCGGCAATTCCGGGCCCGACCACTGGCAGAGCCGCTGGGAGGAGCGCCTCTCGACGGCGCGCCGCATCGCGATGCCCGATTGGGACCATCCCGATCCCGGGCCGTGGCGCGACGCGGTCATCGCGGCCGTCCAGGCGGCGACGCGGCCGGTGGTCCTGGTCGCCCACAGCCTCGGCGTGGTCTCGGCGGTTCAGGCCGCACCCTACCTGCCGCCGGGCTCGACCCGCGGCGCCTTCCTGGTGGCGCTGCCCGATATCGAGCGGCCCGACACGCCTGCCCTGCTGCACGCCTTCGCGCCGATCCCGCGCGATCCCCTGCCCTTCCCCGCCGTTCTGGTCACGAGCCGCACCGATCCCTGGACGGCCTATGACCGTGCCCACGAATTCGCGGCGGCCTGGGGGGCCGAGCTCGTCGATGCGGGCGAATCCGGGCATCTCAACAGCGAGAGCGGGCACGGGCCCTGGCCGGAAGGGCTGATGCGGTTCGCCGGGTTCCTGCGCGCGCTCTGA
- a CDS encoding alpha,alpha-trehalose-phosphate synthase (UDP-forming), which translates to MSRLIIVSNRVAVPEAGSKAVAAGGLAVALKEAFTAYRGLWFGWSGKIAEQPADTPTIADRGRVRYAVMDLSPQDHREYYSGFANRALWPIMHYRLGLAAYSRADYAGYQRVNRIFAQALAGLIEPGDLIWVHDYHLIPLASELRGLGVANPIGYFHHIPWPSGEVFNTLPASNELLRAVADYDLIGLQTECDVHNLSRNLVDELRAIPLGGGSLMVDGRRTRIRSFPIGIDVEGFRQAADRAGMNRTVRDTVAGLRTRKLLIGVDRLDYSKGVPERMEAVDRFFASNPDQRGNVVFLQIAPKSRTEVPEYEQLSRDVNEVLGNINGSLGEPSWTPIQYVTKAYPRAVLAGLYRAARVGLVTPMRDGMNLVAKEYVAAQNEEDPGVLVLSKFAGAARQLPEALLVNPYDRFEVAEAIRAALYMPKAERLERWKPMVERLAREDVDWWARTYLTELEAFRTIEREPPAAAEAAQ; encoded by the coding sequence GTGTCACGCCTGATCATCGTCTCGAACCGCGTCGCCGTCCCGGAAGCGGGATCCAAGGCCGTCGCGGCGGGTGGCCTCGCGGTCGCGCTGAAGGAAGCCTTCACCGCTTACCGGGGCCTGTGGTTCGGATGGAGCGGCAAGATCGCGGAGCAGCCCGCCGACACCCCGACCATCGCCGATCGCGGCCGGGTCCGCTACGCGGTGATGGACCTCTCGCCCCAGGACCATCGCGAGTACTACAGCGGCTTCGCCAACCGGGCGCTCTGGCCAATCATGCACTACCGGCTCGGCCTCGCCGCCTATTCGCGGGCCGACTATGCGGGCTACCAGCGCGTCAACCGCATCTTCGCCCAAGCCCTCGCGGGGCTGATCGAGCCCGGCGACCTGATCTGGGTGCACGACTACCACCTGATCCCGCTCGCCTCGGAGCTGCGCGGCCTCGGCGTGGCGAACCCGATCGGCTATTTCCACCACATTCCCTGGCCGTCCGGCGAGGTGTTCAACACCCTGCCGGCCTCGAACGAGCTCCTGCGGGCGGTGGCCGACTACGACCTGATCGGCCTCCAGACCGAGTGCGACGTCCACAATCTCTCCCGCAACCTCGTCGACGAGCTGCGGGCGATCCCGCTCGGCGGCGGCTCGCTGATGGTCGACGGGCGCCGCACGCGCATCCGCAGCTTCCCGATCGGCATCGACGTGGAGGGCTTCCGGCAGGCGGCGGACCGGGCGGGCATGAACCGGACCGTGCGGGACACGGTGGCGGGCCTGCGCACCCGCAAGCTGCTCATCGGGGTCGACCGGCTGGACTATTCGAAGGGCGTGCCGGAGCGCATGGAGGCGGTGGACCGCTTCTTCGCCTCCAACCCCGACCAGCGCGGCAACGTCGTGTTCCTGCAGATCGCCCCGAAGTCGCGCACCGAGGTGCCCGAATACGAGCAGCTCAGCCGCGACGTGAACGAGGTGCTCGGCAACATCAACGGCTCGCTCGGCGAGCCGTCCTGGACGCCGATCCAGTACGTCACCAAGGCCTATCCGCGCGCCGTGCTGGCGGGACTGTACCGGGCGGCGCGGGTCGGCCTCGTCACGCCGATGCGCGACGGCATGAACCTCGTCGCCAAGGAATACGTGGCGGCGCAGAACGAGGAGGATCCGGGCGTCCTCGTGCTGTCGAAATTCGCAGGCGCCGCCCGCCAGCTGCCCGAGGCGCTCCTGGTCAATCCGTATGACCGGTTCGAGGTCGCCGAGGCGATCCGCGCCGCGCTCTACATGCCGAAGGCCGAGCGCCTGGAGCGCTGGAAGCCGATGGTCGAGCGTTTGGCCCGCGAGGACGTGGATTGGTGGGCCCGCACCTACCTGACCGAACTCGAAGCCTTCCGGACGATCGAGCGCGAGCCGCCGGCCGCGGCCGAGGCGGCACAGTAG
- the glgX gene encoding glycogen debranching protein GlgX, with protein sequence MIALDDGLPAPLGAHFDGRGVNFALFSAHATAVDLCLFDPTGRHQTDVIRLPRRTDDIWHGYLAGMLPGQLYGYRVHGPWDPGQGHRFNPHKLSLDPYARELQGRVRWHDAVYAYRRGLHRDDLIDRRDSATMVPKGVVTAPDAPVSEDPPLRRPLVDSVIYEAHVRAFTQTHPGVPLPWRGTYAALGHPAIVEHLLRLGVTAIELLPIQAFVDDRFLVERGLSNFWGYSPLNYFSPEPRYLGPAGIPGLKAAIRQLHAAGIEVLIDVVYNHTCEADRTGPSLSFRGIDNAAYYKLRPDDRRETLDFTGCGNTLDVAHPRVMQMVLDSLRHWVEAYRVDGFRFDLASSLARAPHDFSPRAAALQAMLQDPVLSRVKLIAEPWDLGMGGYQLGGFPIGWSDWNDQFRDATRGFWRGDDGQLPRLTQGLTGSREIFAPSGRGPGASVNFITSHDGYTLADVVSYEHKHNEANGEGNRDGHGHNVSCNYGVEGPTDDPAILALRARQKRNLLATIVLAQGVPMLLMGDERSRSQGGNNNAYCQDNATSWVDWEDDGGDPALSDFLRNLLALRHDHRALRRRRFLTGEAVTQAGLKDVHWLSPCGQEMDAAAWADGSRRAFGMQVGNDAPDGKRLLFLANAAPDPVAFHLARVIGGPWTPLFDTSVPDGRPRGHEPVRIGGTVTMPARALLVFSRHMARPGKSARA encoded by the coding sequence ATGATCGCCCTCGACGACGGCCTGCCGGCTCCCCTTGGCGCCCATTTCGACGGGCGCGGGGTGAATTTCGCGCTGTTCTCCGCCCATGCCACCGCGGTGGATCTCTGCCTGTTCGATCCGACCGGGCGTCACCAGACCGACGTGATCCGCCTGCCGCGGCGGACCGACGACATCTGGCACGGCTATCTCGCGGGGATGCTGCCGGGTCAGCTCTACGGCTACCGCGTCCACGGGCCGTGGGATCCCGGCCAGGGACACCGCTTCAACCCGCACAAGCTCTCTCTCGATCCCTATGCGCGTGAGCTGCAGGGGCGGGTGCGCTGGCACGACGCCGTCTACGCCTACCGGCGGGGCCTGCACCGGGACGACCTGATCGACCGGCGCGACAGCGCCACCATGGTGCCGAAGGGCGTCGTCACGGCGCCGGACGCGCCGGTGTCGGAGGATCCGCCACTCCGCCGGCCCCTTGTCGACAGCGTGATCTACGAGGCCCATGTCAGGGCCTTCACGCAGACCCATCCGGGCGTGCCGCTGCCGTGGCGCGGCACCTATGCGGCGCTCGGCCATCCGGCCATCGTCGAGCACCTCCTGCGCCTCGGCGTCACGGCGATCGAGCTCCTGCCGATCCAGGCTTTCGTCGACGACCGCTTCCTCGTGGAGCGCGGCCTGTCGAACTTCTGGGGCTACTCGCCGCTCAACTACTTCTCCCCCGAGCCGCGCTATCTCGGCCCCGCCGGGATCCCGGGCCTGAAGGCCGCGATCCGGCAGCTCCACGCGGCCGGGATCGAGGTGCTGATCGACGTCGTCTACAACCACACCTGCGAGGCCGACCGCACGGGCCCCAGCCTGTCCTTCCGGGGCATCGACAACGCCGCCTACTACAAGCTGCGGCCGGACGACCGGCGGGAGACCCTCGACTTCACCGGCTGCGGCAACACCCTCGACGTCGCCCATCCCAGGGTGATGCAGATGGTGCTCGATTCCTTACGCCACTGGGTCGAGGCCTACCGGGTGGACGGATTCCGCTTCGACCTCGCATCGAGCCTCGCGCGCGCGCCGCACGATTTCTCGCCGCGCGCCGCAGCGCTCCAGGCGATGCTGCAGGACCCGGTGCTCTCCCGCGTCAAGCTCATCGCCGAGCCCTGGGACCTCGGCATGGGCGGCTACCAGCTCGGCGGCTTCCCGATCGGCTGGAGCGACTGGAACGACCAGTTCCGCGACGCGACGCGCGGCTTCTGGCGCGGCGACGACGGCCAGCTGCCGCGCCTCACCCAGGGGCTCACCGGCTCGCGGGAGATCTTCGCGCCCTCCGGGCGCGGGCCGGGCGCGAGCGTCAACTTCATCACCTCGCATGACGGCTACACCCTCGCCGACGTGGTCTCCTACGAGCACAAGCACAACGAGGCGAACGGCGAGGGGAACCGCGACGGCCACGGCCACAACGTCTCGTGCAACTATGGCGTCGAGGGGCCGACCGACGATCCGGCGATTCTGGCCTTACGCGCGCGCCAGAAGCGCAACCTCCTCGCCACGATCGTGCTGGCGCAGGGCGTGCCGATGCTGCTGATGGGCGACGAGCGCTCGCGCAGCCAGGGCGGCAACAACAACGCCTATTGCCAGGACAACGCGACCTCCTGGGTCGACTGGGAGGATGATGGGGGCGATCCGGCGCTGAGCGATTTCCTGAGGAACCTGCTGGCGCTGCGCCACGACCACCGGGCGCTGCGCCGCCGCAGGTTCCTCACCGGCGAGGCGGTGACGCAAGCCGGCCTCAAGGACGTGCACTGGCTCTCGCCCTGCGGGCAGGAGATGGATGCGGCGGCCTGGGCGGATGGCAGCCGGCGGGCCTTCGGCATGCAGGTCGGCAACGACGCGCCGGACGGCAAGCGCCTGCTGTTCCTGGCCAATGCGGCGCCCGACCCGGTCGCCTTCCACCTCGCCCGGGTCATCGGCGGCCCCTGGACGCCGCTCTTCGACACCTCGGTTCCGGACGGGCGGCCCCGCGGACACGAGCCGGTCCGCATCGGCGGCACGGTGACGATGCCCGCGCGCGCGCTCCTGGTGTTCAGCCGGCACATGGCGCGGCCGGGAAAATCTGCCCGAGCGTAA
- a CDS encoding sigma-54-dependent Fis family transcriptional regulator: MESRVATPRTLLAARQRVFAQGGVDGVPDPILRSWQRCAALGLDFGARPRVEPLTERELREAWERNDALRRRCRPEIEALHADAQATDSLVILTDANGLVLDTIGSTAFAGRAAQVALRPGVPWSEAVTGTNAIGTALIERRPVEVHGPEHYFEPHRILSCAAMPILGMRGETLGALDLSGPAAVHHMHALGLIRLAVDAIEHRQFEAPAPDRATLRLHYDPALLGTPREGVLVFAENRLVGANRAALALLGLDWDALDRTVFEALFPDQRAPAPGPLSLRDGAGRALRGHFQAEPARPQPRRKAAPAASAEHPVFDPGTEHLLARAVRLLDAGIPIVVEGETGTGKEVFSRSVHARSARAQAPFVAVNCAALPESLIEAELFGYEPGAFTGAARHGAKGLLRQADGGLLFLDEIGDMPLSLQSRLLRVLQEREVQPVGGGRPVPVDFTLICATHRDLGQLVEEGRFRADLYYRIAPYRVALPPLRARSDRLALVRTLWDRLGGGLHRIALAPACAAALAEAEWPGNFRQLVGTLRALLALADPGDVVGLDALPETLRRPMPIMAAPPEAAAQSRATVPPAGDRLDSIAREAMRAALDAAGGNVSEAARRLGISRSTLYRRCLSERG; this comes from the coding sequence ATGGAGAGCCGCGTGGCGACGCCCCGCACGCTCCTGGCTGCGCGCCAGCGCGTGTTCGCGCAGGGCGGCGTCGACGGGGTGCCGGACCCGATCCTGCGCTCCTGGCAGCGCTGCGCGGCGCTGGGCCTCGATTTCGGCGCCAGGCCTCGGGTCGAGCCGCTGACCGAGCGCGAATTGCGCGAGGCCTGGGAGCGCAACGACGCGCTGCGCCGCCGCTGCCGCCCGGAGATCGAGGCGCTCCATGCCGACGCGCAGGCGACCGACAGCCTCGTCATCCTCACCGATGCGAACGGGCTCGTCCTCGACACAATCGGCAGCACCGCCTTCGCGGGCCGTGCTGCCCAGGTGGCGCTTCGCCCCGGCGTGCCCTGGAGCGAGGCCGTCACCGGCACGAACGCCATCGGAACGGCGCTGATCGAGCGCCGGCCGGTCGAGGTGCACGGGCCCGAACATTATTTCGAGCCGCACCGCATCCTCAGCTGCGCGGCGATGCCGATCCTCGGCATGCGGGGCGAGACGCTGGGCGCCCTCGACCTGTCGGGGCCGGCGGCCGTGCACCACATGCACGCGCTCGGGCTGATCCGGCTCGCCGTCGACGCGATCGAGCACCGGCAGTTCGAGGCGCCGGCCCCGGACCGCGCGACCTTGCGGCTCCACTACGATCCGGCGCTGCTCGGCACGCCGCGCGAGGGCGTGCTGGTCTTCGCCGAGAACCGGCTCGTCGGCGCCAATCGCGCCGCCCTCGCGCTGCTCGGGCTCGACTGGGACGCCCTCGACCGGACGGTTTTCGAGGCCCTGTTTCCCGACCAGCGCGCTCCGGCGCCGGGCCCCTTAAGCCTGCGCGACGGGGCCGGCCGCGCCTTGCGCGGCCATTTCCAGGCCGAGCCGGCCCGGCCGCAGCCGCGGCGGAAGGCCGCCCCCGCAGCCTCCGCCGAGCATCCGGTCTTCGATCCCGGAACCGAGCACCTGCTGGCCCGCGCGGTGCGGCTGCTTGATGCGGGCATCCCGATCGTCGTCGAGGGCGAGACCGGCACCGGCAAGGAGGTTTTTTCGCGATCAGTGCATGCCCGTTCGGCCCGGGCGCAGGCCCCCTTCGTCGCGGTGAACTGCGCGGCGCTCCCCGAGAGCCTGATCGAGGCCGAGCTGTTCGGCTACGAGCCGGGCGCCTTCACGGGCGCGGCCAGGCACGGCGCCAAGGGCCTGCTGCGGCAGGCCGATGGCGGCCTCCTGTTCCTCGACGAGATCGGCGACATGCCGCTGTCCCTGCAATCGCGCCTGCTGCGGGTGCTACAGGAGCGCGAGGTGCAGCCGGTCGGCGGCGGGCGCCCCGTGCCGGTCGATTTCACGCTGATCTGCGCGACGCACCGCGACCTCGGCCAACTGGTGGAGGAGGGGCGCTTCCGGGCCGATCTCTACTACCGCATCGCGCCCTACCGGGTGGCACTGCCCCCCTTGCGCGCGCGCAGCGACCGCCTCGCTCTCGTACGGACGCTGTGGGACCGGCTCGGCGGCGGCCTGCACCGCATCGCGCTCGCGCCCGCCTGCGCGGCGGCCCTGGCGGAGGCCGAATGGCCGGGCAATTTCCGCCAGCTCGTCGGCACGCTGCGCGCGCTCCTCGCCCTGGCGGATCCGGGGGACGTGGTGGGGCTAGACGCCCTGCCGGAGACCCTCCGGCGGCCGATGCCCATCATGGCCGCGCCGCCCGAGGCGGCTGCGCAGTCCCGCGCGACGGTGCCGCCGGCCGGGGACCGTCTCGACAGCATCGCCCGGGAGGCGATGCGGGCGGCCCTCGACGCGGCAGGCGGCAATGTCTCGGAGGCCGCGCGCCGCCTCGGGATCAGCCGGAGCACGCTCTACAGGCGCTGCCTCTCCGAGCGCGGGTAG
- a CDS encoding DUF3618 domain-containing protein: MTQSISDLEQDIEQTRARLDQTIDRIQDRLSPASIVDEMLGTMRQSPMSGLYDGALAAVRRNPVPVMLIAAGVGWLLHRMSEDARRRRHIEATARSAESVPVLNDGAARVYDPDRPTDHPAADAIASPHSARI; the protein is encoded by the coding sequence ATGACCCAGTCGATCTCGGATCTCGAACAGGACATCGAGCAGACCCGCGCCCGGCTCGACCAGACCATCGACCGGATCCAGGATCGGCTCTCGCCTGCGAGCATCGTCGACGAGATGCTCGGGACGATGCGCCAATCGCCGATGAGCGGCCTCTATGACGGGGCACTGGCGGCCGTGCGGCGCAACCCGGTGCCGGTGATGCTGATCGCCGCGGGCGTCGGCTGGCTGCTGCACCGGATGTCGGAGGATGCGCGCCGCCGCCGCCATATCGAGGCGACCGCCCGCAGCGCCGAATCCGTGCCCGTGCTCAACGACGGGGCGGCACGCGTCTACGATCCGGACCGCCCGACCGACCACCCGGCCGCGGACGCGATCGCCAGCCCGCATTCCGCCCGGATCTGA
- a CDS encoding phage holin family protein: MAEPGNGSIQGLLAEALRETTDLARKEIALFRTEMSNNLRTLFLGLGMMVGAAVFAVVALLVLVDALVKWLATVVHSEALAALIVGGVFLVIAAGLALAGRRAMSLSALTPTRTTRQVRQDARVLSERVSG, translated from the coding sequence ATGGCCGAGCCCGGCAACGGCAGCATCCAGGGCCTTCTCGCGGAGGCCCTGCGCGAGACGACCGATCTCGCCCGCAAGGAGATCGCCCTCTTCCGCACCGAGATGTCGAACAACCTGAGGACGCTGTTCCTCGGGCTCGGCATGATGGTGGGCGCCGCGGTCTTCGCGGTCGTCGCCCTTCTCGTGCTGGTCGACGCGCTGGTGAAGTGGCTGGCGACCGTGGTCCATTCCGAGGCGCTCGCCGCGCTCATCGTGGGAGGCGTGTTCCTCGTCATCGCGGCCGGCCTCGCGCTCGCGGGCAGACGGGCGATGTCGCTCTCGGCGCTGACGCCGACCCGCACCACGCGCCAGGTCCGCCAGGACGCCCGCGTTCTGTCGGAGAGGGTTTCCGGATGA